One segment of Mycolicibacterium sp. YH-1 DNA contains the following:
- a CDS encoding D-alanyl-D-alanine carboxypeptidase family protein: MGKFVTAVLAATAAVFTLAIPVASADVEVTPVGSVPMPDWPAPAWIVADLDTGQILAGRDQYVTHAPASTIKTLLALVAIDELPLTATVVADEADATVECNCAGVEAGRTYTTQELLDGLLLVSGNDAANTLAHMLGGRDAAVAKMNAKAAALGAAATHAGSPSGLNGPGIDGYTTAHDLALIFRAALANPVFAAITAAHTAPFPGDAGPATLINQNEMMFRYPGMLGGKSGFTDVARKTYVGAAQRDGRRLVVAMMFGLVKEGGPTYWDQATALLDWGFAQDRSVSIGAL; this comes from the coding sequence ATGGGGAAGTTCGTCACCGCAGTCCTGGCCGCCACGGCGGCCGTGTTCACCCTCGCCATCCCGGTGGCCTCGGCGGATGTGGAGGTGACGCCCGTCGGATCCGTTCCGATGCCCGACTGGCCAGCGCCCGCGTGGATCGTGGCCGACCTGGACACCGGGCAGATCCTGGCGGGCCGCGACCAGTACGTCACGCACGCACCGGCCAGCACGATCAAGACACTCCTGGCGCTCGTCGCCATCGACGAACTCCCATTGACCGCCACCGTGGTCGCCGACGAGGCCGACGCAACGGTCGAGTGCAACTGCGCCGGCGTGGAGGCGGGCCGGACCTACACCACGCAGGAGCTGCTGGACGGTCTGCTGCTGGTCTCGGGAAATGATGCCGCCAACACCCTGGCGCACATGCTCGGCGGCAGGGACGCGGCGGTGGCGAAGATGAACGCCAAGGCCGCCGCGCTGGGTGCGGCAGCCACACACGCGGGGTCACCGTCCGGTCTCAACGGGCCCGGTATCGACGGCTACACGACGGCACACGACCTGGCGTTGATCTTCCGCGCGGCGCTCGCCAATCCGGTCTTCGCCGCGATCACCGCGGCGCACACGGCACCGTTCCCCGGCGACGCGGGCCCGGCGACGCTGATCAACCAGAACGAGATGATGTTCCGCTATCCCGGCATGCTCGGTGGCAAGTCCGGTTTCACCGACGTCGCCCGCAAGACCTATGTCGGCGCCGCGCAGCGCGATGGTCGACGCCTCGTCGTCGCGATGATGTTCGGCCTGGTCAAAGAGGGTGGTCCCACCTACTGGGATCAGGCGACCGCGCTTCTTGACTGGGGCTTCGCCCAGGACCGCTCGGTGAGCATCGGCGCGCTCTGA
- a CDS encoding D-alanyl-D-alanine carboxypeptidase family protein yields the protein MRGLFAATALALITALTVSTAPVATAAPDVAAVGVVGAPPDGPAQAWLVADLDTGQVLAAKNATGRYAPASTIKVLLAMVVADNLRPGDFARPNASHTKIECSCVGLKPGQPYTTRQLLEALLMVSGNDAANMLADMLGGQRVAVAAMNRKAASIGAASTRASSPSGLDGPGWESITTPHDLAVIFRTALGYPLIAHILRQPSAEFPGKVITNQNELLARYPGDLGGKTGYTNLARKTYVGAAQRGTRRLVIVQMYGTGDLYGQAIGLFDWGFSQPG from the coding sequence GTGCGAGGACTGTTCGCGGCGACGGCGCTCGCCCTCATCACGGCGCTGACGGTGTCGACCGCACCTGTTGCCACGGCTGCGCCGGACGTGGCGGCGGTCGGGGTTGTCGGCGCGCCGCCGGACGGACCCGCCCAGGCCTGGCTGGTCGCTGACCTCGACACCGGTCAGGTGCTCGCGGCGAAGAACGCCACCGGCCGCTACGCGCCGGCCAGCACCATCAAGGTTCTGCTGGCGATGGTCGTGGCCGACAACCTGCGGCCTGGTGACTTCGCCCGCCCCAATGCCTCGCACACCAAGATCGAGTGTTCGTGTGTGGGCCTGAAACCGGGTCAGCCCTACACCACGCGCCAACTACTCGAGGCGCTGCTGATGGTGTCGGGTAACGACGCCGCCAACATGCTGGCCGACATGCTGGGCGGACAACGTGTCGCGGTCGCGGCGATGAACCGCAAGGCCGCCAGCATTGGCGCGGCCAGCACCAGGGCGTCGTCGCCGTCGGGTCTCGACGGGCCCGGCTGGGAATCGATCACCACGCCGCACGACCTCGCGGTGATCTTCCGGACAGCGTTGGGCTATCCGCTGATCGCGCACATCCTGCGGCAACCCTCTGCCGAGTTTCCCGGCAAGGTCATCACCAACCAGAACGAGTTGTTGGCGCGCTACCCGGGCGACCTCGGCGGCAAGACCGGCTACACCAATCTCGCCCGCAAGACCTACGTCGGCGCCGCGCAGCGCGGTACCCGCCGCCTTGTGATCGTGCAGATGTACGGCACGGGCGACCTGTACGGCCAAGCGATAGGCCTGTTCGACTGGGGCTTCTCGCAGCCCGGCTAG
- a CDS encoding cyclase family protein: protein MADHRAHFDFEIHFANGGDLTGTGFRLDLPSADLDATAIGRLLIAHLGLALVDTVELRELRIVEEPHRGSRGVARESAGSSSRVIDLRVIDLRVIDLSHPIRAGLITYPGLPAPVIAPHLTRADSRSKYAPGTEFAMDVITMIGNTGTYLDSPFHRYADGADLAGLDLATLVGLRAEVFHLTDAWDATRRGIGAQTLADRDVAGAAVLLHTGWDRHFGTAAYGLGAPFLTAEGSRYLIDAGAVLVGIDSVNIDDTESGGERPAHTLLLGAGVHVVEHLTRLEALPPRGARFTAAPPAVEGFGTFAVRAFAEVPGD from the coding sequence ATGGCTGACCATCGCGCCCATTTCGACTTCGAGATCCACTTCGCCAATGGCGGGGATCTGACCGGCACGGGGTTCCGGCTGGACCTGCCCTCGGCCGATCTCGACGCGACGGCGATCGGACGGCTGCTGATCGCCCACCTCGGACTCGCCCTCGTCGACACCGTGGAACTACGCGAGCTTCGGATCGTGGAGGAACCCCACCGCGGCAGCCGCGGGGTGGCGCGGGAGTCCGCGGGCTCGTCAAGCCGCGTGATCGACCTCCGCGTCATCGACCTCCGCGTCATCGACCTCAGCCACCCGATCCGCGCGGGGTTGATCACCTATCCGGGACTTCCGGCCCCCGTCATCGCACCGCACCTCACACGGGCGGACTCACGGTCAAAGTACGCGCCGGGAACCGAGTTCGCCATGGACGTCATCACCATGATCGGCAACACCGGCACCTACCTCGACTCGCCGTTTCACCGCTATGCCGATGGTGCCGACCTCGCCGGGCTGGACCTGGCGACGCTGGTCGGGTTGCGCGCCGAGGTGTTTCACCTCACCGACGCGTGGGACGCGACGCGCCGTGGCATCGGTGCCCAGACGCTGGCCGATCGGGACGTGGCCGGTGCTGCCGTGCTGCTGCACACCGGGTGGGACCGGCACTTCGGCACGGCTGCCTACGGTCTCGGCGCGCCGTTCCTGACCGCCGAGGGCAGCCGGTACCTGATCGACGCGGGTGCGGTGCTGGTCGGCATCGACTCCGTCAACATCGACGACACGGAGTCGGGAGGCGAGCGCCCCGCGCACACCCTGCTACTCGGTGCGGGTGTCCACGTCGTCGAACACCTCACTCGTTTGGAGGCGCTGCCTCCGCGGGGCGCCCGGTTCACGGCAGCGCCGCCTGCTGTCGAGGGTTTCGGGACGTTCGCGGTCCGCGCGTTCGCCGAGGTGCCGGGCGACTAG
- a CDS encoding sulfite reductase flavoprotein subunit alpha gives MTGQSDVSLIVGYGTDMGNAEDAAMTFAESVAAIGIDVEAIELNQVELADLSTATHFVVVTSTFGEGEFPDNATLFWEAISAETDRLEHLRFAVLALGDTSYELFCHAGKLLDERLGTLGGTRMVDRVDVDGYYEKPAAAWTADVIKVLQADMAGAAPTDTAVADTAVAVGAPEPSTRERHLPVDVRLVVNRLLNSPESDKEVRHYELDLTGSGISYHAGDSIAVHATNDPVLVDALLTQLGVGADHPVPDHDEPLGVLLTERLEIRTPSRALQALVAARTSDTEAAAALGGAEPAIAAPGSWAYGRDVLDLIRLADLSVDDVVDTLRPLQFRDYSIASSPLAHPDHVHLTVATVRYAAGDRQHGGVASTFLAERGDELRVHLRPNHNFRLPAADVPIIMVGPGTGIAPFRAFLQERQATGATGRSWLFFGDRRRATDFLYGSELEAFAAGGTLTRLDVAFSRESADGSKVYVQHRMHDNASELFGWLQDGAHLYVCGDEKQMAKDVDTALHDIVARCGGMDAAAAHAYVNDLIKTHRYVRDVY, from the coding sequence ATCACTGGCCAGAGCGATGTGTCGCTGATCGTTGGCTACGGCACCGATATGGGTAACGCCGAGGATGCGGCCATGACGTTCGCCGAGTCCGTCGCCGCCATCGGCATCGATGTCGAGGCGATCGAGCTCAACCAGGTCGAACTCGCTGATCTGAGCACCGCGACCCACTTCGTCGTCGTCACCTCGACGTTCGGTGAGGGCGAGTTCCCCGATAACGCGACGTTGTTCTGGGAGGCGATCAGCGCCGAGACGGATCGGCTCGAGCACCTGCGCTTTGCGGTCCTCGCGCTCGGAGACACCTCATACGAACTGTTCTGCCACGCAGGCAAGCTCCTCGACGAACGCCTCGGGACACTCGGCGGCACCAGGATGGTCGACCGCGTCGACGTTGACGGCTACTACGAGAAGCCCGCCGCCGCATGGACGGCCGACGTCATCAAGGTGCTGCAGGCCGACATGGCCGGCGCCGCGCCCACCGACACCGCCGTCGCCGACACCGCTGTCGCCGTCGGTGCCCCCGAGCCGTCGACCCGGGAGCGCCACCTACCGGTTGACGTGCGCCTCGTCGTGAACCGACTGCTCAACTCGCCGGAATCCGACAAGGAAGTCCGCCACTACGAGCTGGACCTGACCGGCTCCGGAATCAGTTACCACGCAGGCGATTCGATCGCCGTGCATGCCACCAACGATCCCGTGCTCGTCGACGCCCTGTTGACCCAATTGGGTGTCGGCGCGGACCACCCGGTCCCCGATCACGACGAGCCACTCGGTGTCCTGCTCACCGAGCGTCTGGAGATCCGGACACCGTCGCGCGCATTGCAGGCCCTGGTGGCGGCGCGCACCAGCGACACCGAGGCCGCGGCCGCGCTCGGCGGTGCCGAGCCTGCCATCGCGGCGCCGGGATCGTGGGCCTACGGCAGGGACGTCCTGGACCTGATCCGGCTGGCCGACCTGAGCGTCGACGACGTCGTGGACACGTTGCGGCCGTTGCAGTTCCGCGACTACTCCATCGCCTCGAGCCCACTTGCGCATCCCGATCACGTGCACCTGACGGTGGCGACCGTGCGGTACGCCGCGGGTGACCGTCAACACGGCGGCGTGGCCTCGACGTTCCTTGCCGAGCGCGGCGACGAGCTGCGCGTGCACCTGCGTCCCAACCACAACTTCCGGCTACCCGCGGCCGACGTGCCGATCATCATGGTGGGCCCGGGAACCGGCATCGCCCCCTTCCGCGCGTTCCTGCAGGAGCGCCAGGCCACCGGCGCGACGGGGCGGTCCTGGTTGTTCTTCGGCGACCGGCGCCGGGCCACCGACTTCCTCTACGGCTCCGAGCTTGAGGCGTTCGCGGCGGGCGGCACACTCACCCGCCTGGACGTGGCCTTCTCACGCGAGAGTGCAGACGGCTCGAAAGTCTATGTCCAGCACCGCATGCACGACAACGCCAGCGAGCTCTTCGGCTGGCTACAGGACGGTGCGCACCTGTACGTGTGCGGTGACGAGAAGCAGATGGCCAAGGACGTCGATACGGCTTTGCACGATATCGTGGCGCGTTGTGGCGGCATGGACGCCGCGGCCGCGCACGCCTACGTCAACGACCTCATCAAGACCCACCGCTACGTGCGCGACGTCTACTAG
- a CDS encoding nitroreductase family deazaflavin-dependent oxidoreductase produces MPMPRWWGHVNKRVFNPRAIVGGKWPVLTHVGRTSGATYRTPLDAHPVDDGYLFILVYGSGSDWVQNTLKAGAAQLRIGERDVRLTAPRLVSELEAFQALSDEVARPPRLLRITEFLRMDLVAG; encoded by the coding sequence ATGCCGATGCCGAGGTGGTGGGGGCATGTGAACAAGAGGGTGTTCAACCCGCGCGCAATCGTGGGAGGTAAGTGGCCCGTGCTGACACACGTCGGCCGCACCTCTGGCGCGACGTACCGCACGCCGCTCGATGCCCATCCGGTCGACGACGGCTACCTGTTCATTCTGGTGTACGGATCGGGCTCGGACTGGGTGCAGAACACGCTGAAGGCCGGCGCCGCACAACTCCGGATCGGTGAACGGGACGTGAGACTCACCGCCCCACGCCTTGTCTCCGAACTCGAGGCGTTCCAGGCTCTCTCCGACGAGGTGGCGCGTCCGCCGAGGCTGCTCCGCATCACCGAGTTCCTCCGGATGGATCTGGTCGCAGGCTGA
- a CDS encoding TetR/AcrR family transcriptional regulator: protein MSRRPLPLSSDRVLEAAIRVADRGGVEAITMRRVAKELGVEAMSLYHHVPTKDAILDGVVDMVFAAIELPPVGCGDWRDAIRARAASARLVLSQHRWALGLMDSRRNPGPATLRHHDAVLGVLRSAGFTLPIAAHAVSLIDSYISGYVLQEASLPITTPEDVEEVAGSILERLPPGQWPYLREMIVDHALQPGYDHTAEFDYGLDLILDALEARRN from the coding sequence ATGTCACGTCGACCGCTACCGCTCAGCAGTGATCGGGTACTGGAAGCCGCGATTCGCGTCGCGGATCGCGGTGGCGTGGAGGCGATCACGATGCGACGGGTCGCGAAAGAGCTCGGTGTGGAGGCCATGTCGCTGTACCACCACGTGCCCACCAAGGACGCGATTCTCGACGGGGTGGTCGACATGGTGTTCGCGGCCATCGAGCTACCACCCGTCGGATGCGGGGACTGGCGCGACGCGATCCGTGCTCGCGCGGCCTCCGCGCGTCTGGTTCTGTCGCAGCACAGGTGGGCACTTGGCCTGATGGACTCTCGGCGCAACCCGGGGCCGGCCACGCTCCGTCATCACGACGCCGTCCTCGGCGTCCTCAGATCAGCGGGTTTCACGCTGCCGATCGCCGCACACGCAGTCTCCCTCATCGACAGCTACATCAGCGGGTACGTCCTCCAGGAGGCAAGTCTTCCGATCACGACGCCCGAGGATGTCGAGGAAGTGGCGGGCAGCATCCTCGAGCGTCTGCCGCCCGGCCAGTGGCCGTATCTGAGGGAGATGATCGTCGACCACGCCCTACAGCCGGGCTACGACCACACGGCAGAGTTTGACTACGGCCTCGATCTGATTCTCGACGCGCTCGAGGCCCGCAGGAACTAG
- a CDS encoding amidohydrolase family protein gives MPALHLRGRGLPDGEAVEWWVADGVLSAERINNADTVFDGGWIIPGLVDAHCHVGLGHDGATGIDEAISQAQTERDAGALLLRDAGSPLDTRSLDEREDLPRIIRAGRHLARPKRYSQGLPIDIEDESQLPAAVAEQARWGDGWVKLVGDWIDRGVGDLAPLWSDDVLVEAIAAAHAEGARVTAHVFGEDALPGLINAGIDCIEHGTGITDDIIALMLEHGTALVPTLINIENFPGIADAAGKYPNYAKHMRDLYRSCHQRVGSAHDAGVPIYAGTDAGSMVAHGRIADEIAALQTVGMSATDALGAACWDARAWLGRPTLEHGASADLVCYAEDPRTPGVLDHPDLVLLRGRAFR, from the coding sequence ATGCCGGCCCTCCATCTGCGGGGCAGGGGGCTGCCCGACGGTGAGGCCGTTGAGTGGTGGGTGGCCGATGGAGTGCTGAGCGCAGAGCGGATCAACAACGCCGACACCGTATTTGACGGCGGCTGGATCATCCCCGGGCTGGTCGACGCGCACTGTCACGTGGGGCTCGGGCACGATGGCGCAACGGGTATCGACGAGGCGATCAGCCAGGCGCAGACCGAACGGGACGCCGGGGCCCTGCTGCTGCGCGACGCCGGTTCGCCGTTGGACACCCGCAGCCTCGACGAGCGCGAGGACCTGCCGCGCATCATCCGCGCCGGCCGGCATCTGGCCCGGCCCAAGCGCTACTCGCAGGGGCTGCCGATCGATATCGAGGACGAGTCGCAGTTGCCCGCCGCGGTCGCCGAGCAGGCGCGCTGGGGTGACGGCTGGGTCAAGCTCGTCGGCGACTGGATCGACCGTGGTGTTGGGGATCTCGCGCCGCTGTGGTCTGATGACGTTCTCGTCGAGGCGATCGCCGCCGCCCACGCCGAGGGTGCGCGGGTCACGGCGCACGTGTTCGGCGAGGACGCGCTGCCCGGTCTGATCAACGCGGGCATCGACTGCATCGAGCACGGCACCGGCATCACCGACGACATCATCGCGCTGATGCTCGAGCACGGCACCGCGCTGGTCCCGACGCTCATCAACATCGAGAACTTTCCCGGAATCGCCGACGCCGCAGGCAAGTACCCCAACTACGCCAAGCACATGCGTGACCTGTACCGGTCATGTCATCAGCGGGTGGGCTCGGCGCACGACGCGGGCGTGCCGATCTACGCGGGCACCGACGCAGGCAGCATGGTCGCCCACGGCCGCATCGCCGACGAGATCGCCGCACTACAGACCGTCGGTATGAGCGCGACCGATGCGCTGGGCGCGGCGTGCTGGGACGCTCGCGCCTGGCTGGGCAGGCCGACACTCGAGCACGGGGCCTCGGCGGATCTGGTCTGCTATGCCGAAGACCCCCGGACACCGGGCGTGCTAGACCACCCCGACCTGGTGTTGTTGCGCGGCAGGGCCTTTCGCTAG
- the ffh gene encoding signal recognition particle protein: protein MFESLSDRLTGALTGLRGKGRLSDADIDATAREIRLALLEADVSLPVVREFINRIKERAKGTEVSGALNPAQQVVKVVNDELVGILGGETRQLTFAKTPPTVIMLAGLQGSGKTTLAGKLAKWLKGQGHTPLLVACDLQRPGAVTQLKIVGERAGVAVFAPHPGVSPDGETIEQMTAGNPVEVAAAGLAEARAKHHDVVIVDTAGRLGIDEELMSQAAAIRAAVNPDEVLFVLDAMIGQDAVATAGAFREGVGFTGVVLTKLDGDARGGAALSVREVTGVPILFASSGEKLEDFDVFHPDRMASRILGMGDVLSLIEQAEQVFDADQAEAAAAKIGSGELTLEDFLEQMLAIRKMGPIGNLLGMLPGAGQMKDALAAVDDKQLDRVQAIIRGMTPAERDDPKIINGSRRLRIANGSGVSVGEVNQLVDRFFEARKMMSSMAGQMGMPFARKSATRKAAKGKNKKGKKGARGPTPPKVRSPFGMDPGGMPAGFPDLSNMPKGLDELPPGLADFDLSKLKFPGQK from the coding sequence GTGTTTGAATCGCTGTCTGACCGGTTGACCGGGGCGCTCACGGGCCTGCGTGGCAAGGGGCGGCTCTCTGATGCCGACATTGACGCCACCGCTCGCGAGATCCGCCTGGCGCTGCTCGAGGCCGACGTCTCGCTGCCCGTCGTGCGTGAGTTCATCAACCGGATCAAGGAACGTGCCAAGGGCACGGAGGTCTCCGGCGCGCTCAACCCCGCGCAGCAGGTCGTCAAGGTCGTCAACGACGAGCTCGTCGGCATCCTCGGCGGGGAGACCCGGCAGCTGACGTTCGCCAAGACGCCGCCGACCGTGATCATGCTGGCTGGCCTGCAGGGTTCCGGTAAGACCACGCTTGCAGGCAAGCTCGCCAAGTGGCTCAAGGGACAGGGCCACACGCCGCTGCTGGTGGCGTGTGACCTCCAGCGGCCCGGCGCGGTCACACAGCTCAAGATCGTCGGCGAACGGGCCGGTGTCGCGGTGTTCGCGCCGCATCCCGGTGTATCGCCCGACGGCGAGACCATCGAGCAGATGACGGCGGGCAACCCCGTCGAGGTCGCCGCGGCCGGCCTTGCCGAGGCCAGGGCCAAGCACCACGACGTGGTCATCGTTGACACCGCAGGCCGCCTCGGCATCGACGAGGAACTGATGAGCCAGGCCGCGGCCATCCGCGCGGCCGTCAATCCCGACGAGGTGCTGTTCGTCCTCGACGCCATGATCGGCCAGGACGCCGTGGCGACCGCTGGCGCGTTCCGCGAGGGCGTCGGGTTCACCGGTGTCGTGCTGACCAAGCTGGACGGCGACGCCCGCGGTGGCGCCGCGCTGTCGGTGCGCGAGGTCACCGGGGTGCCGATCCTCTTCGCGTCCAGCGGTGAGAAGCTCGAGGACTTCGACGTCTTCCACCCCGACCGCATGGCCAGCCGGATCCTCGGCATGGGCGACGTGCTGTCGCTCATCGAGCAGGCCGAGCAGGTGTTCGACGCCGACCAGGCCGAGGCCGCCGCCGCGAAGATCGGCTCGGGCGAACTCACGCTGGAGGACTTCCTCGAGCAGATGCTGGCGATCCGCAAGATGGGTCCCATCGGCAACCTGCTGGGCATGCTGCCCGGTGCGGGGCAGATGAAGGATGCGCTGGCCGCCGTCGATGACAAGCAGCTCGACCGCGTGCAGGCCATCATCCGGGGCATGACGCCTGCCGAGCGCGACGACCCCAAGATCATCAACGGCTCGCGCCGGCTGCGTATCGCCAACGGGTCGGGTGTGAGCGTTGGTGAGGTCAACCAGCTCGTCGACCGGTTCTTCGAGGCACGCAAGATGATGTCGTCGATGGCCGGTCAGATGGGTATGCCGTTCGCTCGCAAGAGCGCCACGCGTAAGGCTGCGAAGGGCAAGAACAAGAAGGGTAAGAAGGGCGCACGCGGGCCGACGCCGCCGAAGGTGCGCAGCCCGTTCGGCATGGACCCCGGTGGCATGCCCGCAGGGTTCCCCGATCTGTCGAATATGCCCAAGGGCCTTGACGAGCTGCCGCCCGGTTTGGCCGACTTCGATCTGTCCAAGCTGAAGTTCCCCGGCCAGAAGTAG
- a CDS encoding [protein-PII] uridylyltransferase — translation MAKQTPDPAAGASRWEAPPAGSSRPANDLTAAAEQLLTGGARQLDSGALRQALLDLHEFWLTTKAAEIGITETSGFAIVATGGLGRGEFLPYSDLDLTLLHDNMPREIVTQVAELLWYPLWDANIPLDHSVRTVPEALHVASADISAGLAMLDARHIAGDADLSALLIGGARRQWRTGIASRFDELVEHAESRWQRSGQIAHRAEPDLKNGRGGLRDVQLLNALAIAQLADVYPSRSLASPTGTLGGAHLSLLNVRTELHRVSRRGREMLLAQYADEIGASLHIGDRFDLARTLSDAARTISYYVDAGLRTAANALPRRGFAALRRPVRRPLDEGVIEFNGEVILARDARPARDPGLILRVAAASATTGLPMAASTLSRLSEAAPELRTPWPRPALKDLLVMLAAGPPAVATIEALDRTGLWGRLFPEWGAVRDLPPRDVVHIWTVDRHLVETVSRASAFTTRVSRPDLLVLGALCHDIGKGRGGDHSDIGADLATQIGTRLGLWPDDVELLSKIVRYHLLLPNTATRRDLGDPKVISGVVDALGGDPVLLELLHVLAEADSLATGPGVWGDWKASLIGDLVRRCRMVMAGEPLPQPDPVEPRYVALAADGGVHVDMVVVDAHVYNVTMIAPDRRGLLSKAAGILALNSLRVHSASVNSRDGVAINTFAVSPRFGEPPAAELLRQQFIRALDGDLDVIGSLDQRDAEAGATNTTRAGEIPAAVPVTPAPAPPRILWFDGTSPGEYVVQIRSVDRSGLLARLTAVIDRDGLDIAWAKVTTLGSSVVDVFGLVVPEATPDAAAQHLETREELEREMYAVLPAPPPPAKPVPEAS, via the coding sequence ATGGCAAAGCAGACACCAGATCCCGCCGCCGGGGCCTCTCGTTGGGAGGCTCCGCCGGCGGGATCGTCGCGTCCAGCCAACGATCTGACCGCCGCAGCCGAGCAGCTGCTCACCGGGGGTGCCAGGCAACTGGATTCCGGTGCCCTGCGCCAGGCACTGCTCGATCTGCACGAGTTCTGGCTGACCACCAAGGCGGCCGAGATCGGCATCACCGAGACGAGTGGCTTCGCCATTGTCGCCACCGGCGGGTTGGGGCGCGGCGAGTTCCTGCCCTACTCGGACCTCGATCTGACACTGCTGCACGACAACATGCCTCGCGAGATCGTCACACAGGTCGCCGAACTGCTCTGGTATCCGTTGTGGGACGCGAACATCCCACTTGATCACAGCGTTCGGACCGTACCGGAGGCGCTGCATGTGGCCAGTGCGGACATCTCCGCCGGCCTGGCCATGCTCGACGCCAGGCATATCGCGGGCGACGCCGACCTGTCGGCGTTGCTCATCGGTGGCGCTCGCCGTCAGTGGCGCACCGGAATCGCCTCGCGTTTCGATGAGCTGGTCGAACACGCCGAATCCCGTTGGCAGCGCAGCGGACAGATCGCGCACCGCGCCGAGCCCGATCTGAAGAATGGTCGCGGAGGCCTGCGCGACGTACAACTCCTCAACGCGTTGGCCATCGCGCAATTGGCCGACGTGTATCCCAGCCGGTCACTGGCCTCCCCGACCGGAACGCTGGGCGGAGCCCATCTTTCGCTGCTGAACGTCCGCACCGAGCTGCACCGCGTCTCGCGGCGCGGACGCGAGATGTTGTTGGCGCAGTACGCCGATGAGATCGGTGCGTCGTTGCACATCGGCGACCGATTCGACCTGGCCCGCACGCTCAGCGACGCGGCCCGCACCATCAGCTACTACGTCGACGCCGGGTTGCGCACGGCGGCCAACGCGCTGCCGCGCCGGGGTTTCGCCGCCCTGCGCCGGCCGGTCCGCCGGCCACTCGACGAGGGCGTCATCGAGTTCAACGGTGAGGTCATCCTGGCCCGAGATGCGCGACCCGCGCGCGATCCCGGCCTGATCCTGCGCGTCGCCGCGGCGTCGGCCACCACCGGGCTGCCGATGGCAGCCTCGACGCTGAGCCGGTTGTCCGAGGCGGCACCGGAACTGCGCACACCGTGGCCGCGGCCGGCACTCAAGGATCTGCTGGTGATGCTCGCAGCCGGGCCACCCGCTGTGGCCACAATCGAGGCGCTCGATCGAACCGGACTGTGGGGCAGGCTGTTTCCCGAATGGGGTGCGGTGCGCGACCTTCCGCCACGCGACGTGGTTCACATCTGGACGGTGGACCGTCACCTCGTCGAAACAGTCTCCCGCGCAAGTGCGTTCACGACGCGAGTGTCGCGACCTGACCTGCTGGTACTCGGGGCGCTGTGTCACGACATCGGTAAGGGGCGTGGCGGAGACCACAGCGACATCGGTGCCGACCTGGCGACGCAGATCGGCACCCGGCTGGGGCTGTGGCCCGACGATGTCGAGCTGCTGTCCAAGATCGTGCGCTATCACCTGCTGCTGCCCAACACTGCGACCCGACGCGATCTGGGTGACCCCAAGGTGATCTCTGGCGTAGTCGACGCGCTCGGCGGCGATCCGGTGCTGTTGGAACTGCTGCATGTGCTCGCGGAGGCCGACTCGTTGGCGACGGGACCCGGGGTGTGGGGGGACTGGAAGGCGTCGCTCATCGGGGATCTGGTGCGCCGGTGCCGCATGGTGATGGCCGGTGAGCCGCTACCGCAGCCCGATCCTGTTGAGCCGCGCTATGTCGCGTTGGCCGCCGACGGTGGTGTACACGTCGACATGGTTGTGGTCGACGCACACGTCTACAACGTGACGATGATCGCCCCGGACCGTCGCGGCCTGCTGTCCAAGGCAGCCGGCATCCTGGCGCTGAACTCGCTGCGGGTGCACTCGGCGTCGGTCAACAGTCGCGACGGCGTGGCCATCAACACGTTCGCGGTCTCGCCACGCTTCGGCGAGCCGCCAGCGGCCGAGCTGCTACGTCAGCAGTTCATTCGGGCTCTCGACGGCGACCTGGACGTGATCGGCTCACTCGATCAGCGCGACGCCGAAGCCGGCGCGACCAACACCACCCGCGCCGGCGAGATCCCCGCCGCCGTGCCAGTCACCCCGGCGCCCGCGCCGCCCCGGATCCTGTGGTTCGACGGCACGTCGCCGGGGGAGTACGTGGTCCAGATCAGAAGCGTGGACAGGTCCGGTCTTCTGGCCAGGCTCACGGCCGTCATCGATCGCGACGGACTCGACATCGCCTGGGCGAAGGTCACGACGCTGGGCTCCTCGGTCGTCGACGTCTTCGGGCTCGTCGTCCCCGAGGCGACCCCGGACGCGGCGGCCCAGCACCTGGAGACCCGCGAGGAGTTGGAGCGCGAGATGTATGCGGTGCTGCCTGCGCCGCCGCCGCCTGCCAAGCCGGTGCCCGAGGCCAGCTGA